DNA sequence from the Paenibacillus physcomitrellae genome:
AGTCGAACTTCAGTGAGAGCTGGCAAATCACAAAATGACTTTTAAGGACAGCTTTTAATCTAAGGCTAAGACTGTTTATGCCAAACATGCCGGTGAGGGTAAAGCTCTTTAATTCTCTTCTTTAATTCCGATAGCTGAATATCCTCATTATCAAAATTGCCTGTAAGGCATCCTGAACAAAACTGATGGCTGTTGATCAACATGGTTTTGTAGGAGCTGTTGTCTAACGTATGTAGGGCTCTTTGTGCTGCTTCGGGAAAACGGACTGCATGACGATTAAAAAGGCGGCAGGCCCAATAGATCTCGCTTCTGAACCTGGTAGAGTGCATCTGGCTGAACTGTTCCATGCTCATCAGCACTGGCGTATGTTTGTTTGAAAGGGTAATGATCTGCTCATCGCCTATATAGATGCCTGAATATTCGCCAAGCCCTTCATATAAAGCAGAAATTACGATGGAACCTTCGCCCGGCATTAATGGTTTCAATAAATCCGCTAACATGTGATACCTTCTTTATAAGTAAAATAATTCCAGCTATAGAAATTATAAAACGCCTTCGGGTGTTAATCAATACTGCTAAAGTAGAACATACCTGTTTTTATTGCAAAAAAATCCCCCTGCTGTCAGCCAGGCTTACAGCGGGGGGGATTTAAAACCGGTTTAGTTGGAACCGGCTTTTTCAGGCTCAGGGTAAGTTTTACCTTTAGTATCTACGGTTACTTTGCTCATCACATCCAGATCGTTATCAGCAGGCATATCGCTGCTGTCACGCGGCAGATTTACGATGGCGTCTACAGTGCTCATCCCCTTGATGACTTTGCCAAAGGCTGCATACTGCCCGTCCAGATAATCGGCATCAGCCACCATAATAAAGAACTGGGAGCCGCCTGAATTCAGATCTTGAGCCCGGGCCATGGAAATGACGCCGCGCGTATGCTTTAAGTCGTTCTTCACGCCGTTTGAGGTGAATTCTCCTTTAATTGAATATCCAGGGCCGCCGGAACCATTGCCTTGCGGATCACCGCCCTGAATCATAAAGCCTGGAATAACGCGGTGGAATTTGGTTCCGTCATAAAACCCTTTTTGAACGAGAGAAATAAAATTGTTAACCGTATTCGGAGCCGCTTTAGGATACAGCTCGATTTGAATTTGGTTACCGGTCTTCATTTCAATGGTGACCACCGGATTCTCGGATGAAGTGAACGCAGGATCGGGTTCGACCTCTTTGGAGGGATCGTCGGTTACCGGAGCGGAGCCTGGAGCCTCGGAAGCGGCTGCGTTTGTGCCGTCATTGGCGGTATTACCGGTATTGTTTGAAGCGTTGGAACCGGCGGCTTGATTGGAGTTTCCGGAGCTGCCTGCTTCCGGTTTATTTCCGCATGCAGCAAGAGCAAGCACGAATACCAGCATAATGGAAATTAAGACTGGAGCATAAAAGTTGCGGCGTTTCATGAAAAAAATAGCCTCCTTGATCGGATAAAGTTAAATTTTGATATTACTATCATACCCGAGTTTGCTTCCAGAATAAACTTAGACAAATTTCGTGATTTTTATGCTATGGTATATCTATATTATTTGTAAAAGCAGGAACGGAAGGAAGCTATGATTGAGAAACTGATTAATAACTTTACGTTGCTGACAAGCTTTTTATTTTTCGGAAATATGGTTCGTTCCAGATACTTTACCGGGATCAAAGCTAATTCGACGTTAAGACGAATGAGTGAGGGCGCTTTATTAGGGATTTTTGGTGTCCTCCTCATTCATTTTTCTTTTCCTCTTACGGAGCACGTAAGAGCGGACGCCAGGCAGCTCGCCGTGTTAGTTTCGGTTTATCTTGGAGGCTGGTTATCCGGTTTGTTCACGATGGCGTTCTTATTGATTTACCGCTTGTTTTTTGTTCATGAATTTAATGGAACTTCGGTGTATGCCGCCATAAATATATTTGCGACTTTGGGAATCGCAATAAGTTTAATCAATGAGGGGAAGCTGGATTTTAAGCGCTGGGTTACGGCTTTGCTGCTGACAGACCTTTTGACTTTCTCTTTTATGCTTATTAAATTGCAAGGCAAAACGTCTATGGATCTTTCCTATTTTGCGCTCTTTTATCTGATCAGCGGTTTACTGCTTTATTTCATGATCCGTTATTTAAAGCGGACACATACGATGATGCAGAGGATGAAAGAGGCCGCAGCGAGGGACCATCTTACAGGGCTTTATAATACTCGTTCCTTAGAAGCTTATTTTGAGCACCGCTCGGACAACAGCGAAAATGAGAAGCATCCCTACTCCATGCTGGTCATAGACATTGATCACTTCAAGGAAGTCAACGATACTTACGGCCATGCTGCAGGCGATGCTGTTCTCGTTCAATTGGCGGAGGTTCTGAATGACTCGTTCCGCTCCGGCGATTATATAGCCAGAAAGGGCGGGGAAGAATTTGTGGTTATTGTTGAGCGGTGCGGGAGAGATAAAATTGGCCAAGTCGCAGATAATATGAGAAATAACGTACAAAATAAACCTTTTATTCTGCCTAACGGAACCCGGCTTAATTTGACGGTGTCTGTTGGAGCTGCGTCTTATCCGCAAACGGCCTGCACGGAGCTGTTCGAACAAGCTGATCAGATGCTTTACAAGGCCAAACATCTGGGGCGTAATCGGGTTTGCGTAGGTTAAAGCCTGACAGGTAAACTGCAGCAATGATCGCCTTATGGCGATTTTTTTTCGGTTTACAATGGATTAAGCGAACAACAAGCAAGCACCTCCGGTCCTGCCGGGGTGCTTGTCAGGTTCAATCACTTTTGTGCTCCTCCTAGCGGAGGGGCGTCTTCTTCGTCGGCACCGGCGCCATTGATCAAATCCGTGCCATGCATGACATCCACAGGCTGGGCGGCTGCATCAACCGGACTTTCGGGCTGGACATCGTCCGCATTCGGGACATCGGGGAGCGCACCTTGTTCCAGCAGCTCCTCATTCCGGTCAGCTTCGTCGCCATAGGCGCTCAGGCTTTGGGTGATGCGAGTATCATGCGGCAGAAGATCATCGCTTGGGATGTCATTTTCAGCATTATAATCCGCAAGCAGTTCGTATTGCTCATACATACGGTCTCCGTAAGTTTTATCGACCGGGTCTTCCAGATTGCTTCTTAAAGGGTGTCCGTTGAATTCAGCCATTTCATCGAATTTATCATCAGCATTGCCCATTGGATAGTCCTCCCCATCTGAAAATCAATTTCCTTAGTTGGAGTTTACCCAAACCATGTTTAAATCAACCGAACTTGCCCATTAGAATTTGGGGAATACATATCTGACGAGGAAGTATAGAAAACCAAAAAAGATAATGATATAAGCGGCATATTTAATAAAGGTTGAAGCAACTCTGCTGGAATCGGAGCTTTTATGGATTTCTCTGTGCTCCACGTCTACATCACTTGTTTCACGGCGATCCCTTGGTTCATACATCGGCTTCTCCTCCTTCTTAAGTCGCATATAATGAAGCAAATTTATCCTTGAACATTTAATAAACGGTTGTCCCTTTCTTGAACCAGGGAGGATTATCTATTTACCCCTCTGGTAAAATTTGATAATGTTAGTTTGTGTTTGGTGAAGGAGAATAAAGAGTAACGGTGGATAACGCCTGATGAATATAATCAAGCTCAGGGGTGGAGAATGAAGTATTTGTTAAAAGCAGTAGTGATTATTTTAGTTTTACTTATTATGGGAGCCGTCATTGTACCTGCCGCAGATTGGTGCAGACAAGCCGGTGACGGCACCAAAATCAGCAGCTGGCAAGTCTGGCAGGTCAACTCTCTCTTACCCGATATTTCGGAGCAGCAGCTTGAACAGACGGGACATTGGGTTCCGGCGGATGCCGTTCATCCTGTGCTGTCAGGGAATAAAGGCGGCCCTACGGAATCGGGATGGATCCGAATCAGCCTGCCGCCGGAAAGCGGGAACACAGCGGTCGTTATCCGTAAACTTTACGGTGAACGGGTGAAGGTTCTTTATGGGGATAAGGTTATTCATAGTGTGGAACATTTGAACGGACGTGACGCCAATAATTTGCTGCTCCCCGTTAAACCCTCCGATGGCCCGAAGCTGCAAACCATATACATAGGTGTTTCCTCGAACAGCGGCCAAATCGGGCTGTATGAAGATGTGCGGATTGGTGCTTTTACACCCCTGCTTATCGATTTTGTTAAAAAAGATTTGTCCGATTTTGTGCTGGGAAGCGCATTTATCTTTATTTCTGTAATCATGCTGCTGTGCGTGTTATTCCTGAATGAAGCGAATATCCCGGGATGGCTGGCGTTGACCCTTATTATTTTGTGTATAGGCGTTCTGGTCATCACTTATTCTCCGTTTTTGTACACCTACTATGGGCAATACGAGGGGTTCTATTATAATTTGTTTGATACGGCTCTGTTTGTATTCCTTCCCATATTTATCTTTTATGTAGAGCAGATTTTTGATAAAGAAAAATATATTGGGGTGATCCGGGTTTGTCGGATCTTCCAAACCGTTTATTCCTTGATTTGTTTTGTCCTGCTGCTGCTTGACCGGCTGACGCCAATTGACATTCAATCCGTGTACAACGGGGTGACAGGGAACCTCTTGGGTTATGTTATGATTGCTGAGCTTGTTTTACTGGTGTTGTTCGCGGTTACGAATGCGCTCAGAGGCAATAAGGAAGGGATTATTTTTACCATTGGTTTTGCCATTCTCGCATTGACAGGGATAGGTGAATTGATTTTGTATTACGCCAGCGGCCAGCAGTATCGGCTCGTGTTGTGGAAATGGGGCGTGCTTTGTTTCGTCATGTCGCTCATTATCATTCTGGCCCGCAGGTTTGCCCGCAATCATGAGCAGGTCATCGAGTATTCACGCAAGCTTGAGATGTTTAACAATGAGCTGCAGCGTTCCGAGAAGATGGAAATTATCAGCGTATTGGCAGCTTCTGTCGCGCACGAGGTCCGCAACCCGCTGCAGGTTTCGCGGGGATTTATCCAATTGCTTGGTGAAAAGCAGCAGAAGGAGCAGGACAAGGTTTATCTGGATCTGGCTCTTGAGGAAATTGATCGCGCTTCAGGGATTATTACCGACTTCCTGACTTTTGCCAAACCGGAAGGCAGCAAAATCCGCAAGCTGAATGTCAGCGAAGAGTTCAAGCATATTGAAGGCATTCTGCGGCCGATGGTTCATTTAATGGGCGGGAAAATCGCTGTAGATATTCCGTCTGATTTAAACGTCTTGGGCAGTTCCTCGAAATTTAAGCAGGCCTGCGTGAATATCATCAAGAACAGCATTGAATCTTTCAAGGACGAAGGGGAGATTCTGGTTTGGGCTTACGAGGCTAACGAGCATGTATACATTCATATCAAGGATAATGGGGGAGGAATGACTAAGGAAGAGATGAACCGGCTGGGTGAGCCTTATTTCTCCAATAAAACAAAAGGAACCGGCCTGGGACTGATGGTCACCTTCCGGATCATAGAAGCGATGGCGGGGACATTAAATTTCACAAGCGAAAAAGGCAAAGGCACTGAGGCTGTTCTCCGGTTCCCGTCAGGCGGAGCCTGAGCAGGGAACCGGATCGGCAGCTTATTTCCAAAATGAATTAAGAATTCCACATAGCTTGCGGCTGAACATTGGCTTCCAGAACGGAAGATGGGTTTGGAGGCAGCACCAGATAAAACTCGTCGGCGTTCTCCTCAACCGTACGGACTTTAATGTGATCCGGAAGGGAAATGCCTAAAAACTCCTGAATCGTTCCTTTAGGATCGGACAATAACTTGCTTTTGAAAGTAGGATCTTGCCAGGCCTTCTGAATAAGTTGTGATTGAAGAAGAGCTCCAGTTGACATACGATTTCACCCTTTCAAAATTGGTTATATTTTCCTATTCAGTTTACCATTAATAGAGTTGGATAGCTAGATGGAATTTATACATTTATCCCATTTTATCTTCTAATTTTGACAAGAAATAGGACAATCCCCCGGTCTCCAGCAGCTTCTTCTCTGATTCGATTTGAGCGGCTCCGCTTTGCAGGTTATCAAGCAGAAAACGGTAGAAAGCATAAAGCTCCGGAACAAAAGCTTGGATCAGACGTATCTCCGGTTCCCATAAGGCTGCCTGCTCCGAGAAACGGGACAAAACCCCATGAGTATACAGCGCTTCTCTCATCTTCTCATTAGTCAGCATGTGCGGCTTTGGCTGATCCAGCTTTTTTCGAGCCAATGCAACCAGACTGTTATAAGTGCCGTCCTTCAGATCTTTCTCCCAATCCTCCCAGTCGTCCAGCATTTGCAGAACCACCAGAGTTAAATCCATGGCCTGTTCGGTTTCCTGCAGCCGATCTTTGCGGCCGGCCTGCAGGAGCAAACCGGTTCCGGCCAGCTTGACCAAAGAGGCTTTATGCCCCAATCGGATAGGATTTTCATGGAACCAATCCCGTTCATTTTCACCGCTAACGGCTTCAGCCCATTGGAACAAATAGCGTTTATAATACAGCCAGAACTCGGTGGAGGCCGGGAAAATCTCCGCATAAAGGCTGAGAAACTCCTCTTCAAGAAGGGCGGATAAGGGGAGAACCGTTTGAAGTTTAGCACCCGGCTTGTCCATCGCCTCGTCCTGCAGATGAAACGCCATCATGCCGAAAATATTAGCCAGGCATAAATGCCTGCTAATACCTCGTTCCTGCCCGGACGCCTGTTCCATCCAGAAAGGAAGCAGAAAGCAGATGTAGTTGGTTGGCACCTCTCGTCTGGTGATATCGAATCCTTCCAAATATTGCAGGGCTTGTCCCTGAAAAGGACTGTCCCAGGCTAGGATATGCCTGCGGGCTTCTTCAAACACCTCTTTCAAATCCTGTTCATAAGATTTATACCATTCCATCTATCAGAGCACCTCCCGATAATTAGCAGGCTGCCGTCTCCTGATGTACAATATATTATAAAAGATGGGACTATTTGTTTACATCTATTTCTTTCGTAGTGAATCGATAGAGCTAATAACGGCCGTCCGCAGGAGCCTTGACCTCTTTGCGTACGGCCGTCTGTTCAGCCTAACCCTTCCTGCAGGGTTTCCGGCCGGGTTTACCACATTTGACCAAGGCCGATGACAATAAGCAGTACACCGGAGATAATGGTTGCCCGGCTTCCCAGTTTCTCGGCCGCATATTTTTCGCCAAACCAGGCGCTGAGCGCAAACAGCAAATAACTGAAGATGCCTACGGAAAGTGAAGTCAGCCAGATGTTTAGTTCCGTCACTCCGGCATTGAAACCTCCGGCCAGTGCATTCATGGCCAGCGCGGTCCCCAAGATCATCGCTTCGCTAAGGCTAATCGACTTTGAACTGTCCTTATCCGCTTCTTCCGGGTTGCGGAGAAGGCGTGAGAAGTGCCCGGCGCTTGGCGGCGGGATTTCCTGAATTTGGGCTTCTTTGGAGGATTGCAGCAGCACCCAGATACCGACGGCAATAATGACGACAGAACCGACGGCATGCCCGATCCAAGGATGGATCCATAATGCCAGCAGGCTGCCGAATGCTCCGGACAGCAGTGTGCCAAGAAAGGAAATGAAGGCGACAGCCAGATTGGAATACCAGGGGATCCGGATTTTCCGTACTCCGTAGGCGATACCGACTCCGGCGTTGTCGAGATTTGAGGCCAGGCCAATGGCGAGGATAGCCAGCAAATGGTATGAAGACATGTTGTTCGCTCCTTTGCCTTACTTTCAACACAGCATATGCCCATAGCCCAGAATATGTTTCTTGAATTCCGTGAACCCTGGAATAAAACGTTATCTTTTCAATGCCTTAGCGTGTATAATCGAAGACAGAAATGATTGAGGAGGGGTAACTGTGCTGGAAAGTCTGCTTCGGCCATCCCACCTGCTTCTGCTGGCTATAGCGGCCCTGCTGCTGTTTGGACCAAGTAAACTTCCTGAGCTTGGACGCGGCTTTGGCACGATGCTCCGGGAATTCAGACGGAGTATCCGCGGAGATGCGGCAGGAGATAAGCTGCCGGAAACAGGTGCGGTTATTGAGGATACGGTACAAGAGAAGAAAGTATAAATCGGTATTGCCCGGCGTTATGTCAGCGCCTGCTGAGCACCGCTTACCCTGTCCAAAGACCGGGATAAGCGGTGTTTTTTTTGCCGGATGAAAGCAGGAAGGGCCCAGCAGTCCATACTTTCACGGAGAAAAGCTGAGCGAAGGGCAAAGCTGGGACCGGGGAAAGTTAAAAACTTGTTTGGAATATGGTACATTGTTAACAGAACATTGATTGACGGAGGGACTAAACATGTCAGACAATTACAGCCGCAAGCTGGAGGATCAGCAGAGTTTATTTAAGCAGCTGGGCATCAAACTGGATGCACTCACCATACATGAGAAAGATTTTGACGCGAAAATGCGGGGGTACGACAAAGAGCAGGTAGACAGCTTTCTGGATGACATCATTGTCGATTATGAGCGTTTCTACGACATTATCACCGACCTGCTTGACAAATATAAGGAGATTCAGCGCCGTCAGTCGAACTGGGAAGAAGAGCGCCGGTCATTTGCAGCGCAAAAGGCCAAAATGGAGAATACAGACAAGGTGGACCGCAGGGTGGTCGAAGATGGCATTCGCAGCCTGGAACGGGCGCTGGAGCACTTAAAGCTGAATGTTAAAAATGATTTTTAAGGTCGCGCTGCGCACCGGAACCTTCAGGTTAAATGAAGCATTGATGCAGGTTCCGGCATAAAATTCGCTAATCTGTACAGGCTAAAAACGTTCTTGCATATTGTGGAATTTACGCATTGTATTTTTGGTACAAAGGTGTTATGATGTTATCAAGAATTAGAATAAGTCTAAATTTAAAACAAACGAGTGACCGGCCGTTCTTTGGTCGTAACCCCAATAAACCTAAAATGGAGGAATGAATGATGAGTACATTACATTCGGCAACAAACCAAGCTGTTGAACAAGAGCTGAACCGCCAGGTAGCCAACTGGACACTGCTGTACACCAAGCTGCATAACTTCCACTGGTACGTGAAAGGCAATCATTTCTTTACGCTGCATGCCAAATTTGAAGAATTGTACGGCGCTGCTGCCGGTTATTTGGACGAGATTGCCGAGCGTCTGCTCGCGATTGGCGGCAAACCAGTAGCCACAATGAAGGAAGTATTGGAGACGGCAACGCTTAAAGAAGCGGCGGGTTCGGAAACGGCCGATCAAATGGTCGCTGCCGTAATCAGCGATTTTGAAACGCTGACTGCTGAATTGAAGCAGGGCATGGAAAAGGCTGAAGAAGCCGGAGACCAGGCAACTTCCGATCTTCTGCTCGGCATTCGCCAAGAGCTGGACAAACAAATCTGGATGTTGAACGCCTACCTGGGCAAATAAACAGACTTAGCGTAACGCGGGCCTATTCCTGCAAGAGGAAGGCAGTCCGCAATCGAACTCCTTTACCGGTGATCCGGTAAGGGAGTTTTCTTTTTTCTAAGAAGAAAAGGTTGAGCGGTCCGTGAGATTGTTTCGATTTTTGCTTACTGGGTAAATTTATCTCATGCAGGGTTCGTGGATTACCGCAGGAGCGGTTTGGATATAAAACAGCAGAATTTAGGAATAAAAGGAGAGAATTGAAGATGGAACAGCAAATGAACGGCTTTACAAAAATTACGGTAACCGTTAACGGCAAACGTGTCGGCAGCGGATTCCTGATCGATAAGGAGACCTACCTGCCCGTAGCTGCAGAATATGTCCCTGTGCATGTGCAGGACTCTACGGTTGAACACAGGGAATCACAGATGGCGTAACACGTACGGCAGGAGATAAATTCGTTAGACCCGGAGCTTCCGGGTTTTTTCTTTTTTTCGGAAATCCTCCCAAATAGCGTTTAATTGCCAGGGGGAAGTTTAATATACTACCGTACCCGTTGGTACGACAAACTTCAACTAGGAGTGATTCTAATGGCACAAAGAGATAATCGACCGATGAGCCGTGAAGAAGCAGGCCGAATGGGTGGAGAAGCAACAGCTAAAAGTCATGATAAGGAATTCTATCAGGAAATCGGCCGCAAAGGCGGGGAAGCTACTTCCGATTCTCATGACCGCGAATTTTATCAGGATATCGGGCGTAAAGGCGGCGAAGCCACTTCCGACTCCCACGACAGGGAATTTTATCAGGAAATTGGCTCCAAAGGCGGAAGCGCTCCGCATGATGGCGGAGACGGCAAAATGAGCCGTGAAGAAGCCGGCCGCAAAGGCGGGGAAGCGCGCTCAAGGCAGCGTAACGACTAAAAGACTACAAAATAGGTCAAAAGTATGATATAATATTCGGATAACTAGCAGAAGGCTGATGCCATGTTGGGTGGCATCAGCTTTTTTTGCTGTTTGTTATTGTCGAAAGCTGTCTTTTTTTGTTCAGGAAAAGTCTTTTATGGCTCGTGTTATTCAAACCTGCCGGTTTGGGTTACATAGATGAGAGCGGGCCAAATTAGACACCCAGCAAGCGTTCCGAATCCCGTATGAACGGGAGGTTTCGGGCGGAGCGCTAAAGTAGAGATGCCGAAACAAGGAGGAAATTATGGAAGTCATTAAGCAGAACCGATTTATTATTATGTTAATCAGCACCATCTTTATTTGTATAGGAGCATTTTATGTATTATGGAGTCTTCAGCAGAAAGGGAACTTGGGAGCAAGGACAGAATGGTCTGAGCTTTCGTTTACGTCATCCAGCTTGAAGCCATCGACGGTTTCAGTAGAGCAGAAGCTAAAGCGGCTGCAGGATAAGGGAACCCCTGCGTTTCAGCCAAACCCCGCACTTGTTAAATTTACATCCTCATATGGAAGCAATGATCCCGGCAAACCCGTATCAGCGGACCAGTCGGTTCTTTCCCGTGCGAATAAACAGCAGGCCTTCGGCCAGAAGACAGTAATGACTGCAGCCTTGGGGGCAGTCTCCGAAGCTGCTGAAACCACCGTATCCAAACAGGCGTCACCCGAACAGACGCTGCAAACCTCTCAGCTTCATTCTCCCGTTACCCTCTTCTTTACACGGACAAAGCTGCTGCCTGAAGAACAGAAAGCAAAGGCGACAAGCACTTACACCGTAACCGAAGAAGATCTGCTTCTCCTGGAAAAGATCGTTATGGCAGAAGCAGAAGGCGAACCGTACGAGGGCAAAGTGGCAGTAGCCAACGTTGTCCTGAACCGGCTGCGGTCAGCCAATTTTCCCGATACGATTCACGATGTTGTTTATGAAAAACATCAATTCAGCCCTGTGGCAAACGGGCGTCTCAACCGTGTAAAACCGAACAAAGACACCGTGAATGCGGTAGCAGACGCGCTGGACGGCCGCAAGGAAGTCAGCGATGATACGTATTATTTTCTATCCCTGAAGCTGGCTACGGATTTGAGTGTGCACCATCATCAGACGAAAACAAAGACAATCGGCAATCATACCTTTTATAAATAAGAAGAAATAGATGATAGGATGAAACGGAATTAATATATATAAATATTTTTATAAAATCTGACCTTGCATCCCTTGAACTGTACTCTAAAGAGTGGTAAAGTGATGGATGTCGGTTGACCAACTGACCAAATTTGAAATTTGGTCAGTTTATTTTGGATTTAAAGTAAAAGGGGGAGAGCGATGCCTGCCATAGATCGCCGCAAGCTGGTGCTGGATGCGGCCGCTAAGTCATTTTCACTATTCGGATACAAGGCGACGACCATGGATCAGGTGGCCAAAATTGCAAACGTCGGGAAAGGGACGATTTATACCTTTTTTGCGAACAAGGAAGAGCTGTTTGATGAAATTCTGCGCTCGGTCCTGGCGGAGATGACTGAAGTGGTGCTTCGTGAAATCAAGGAAGATCAGACTTTCTTTGACAAGCTGTATAAAGGGCTCGATGTGCTGCTGGATTTCCGCAGCGAACACGGTCTGCTGGTCAAACTGGCTCAGGAGGTCCGCGAATTCGGAACGGTTCAGGCGCAGGAGGCGATGCAGCGTGTGGAGAATGTCATCCTCGATTACATTGAGCGCCAGGTCGTATATGCGGTTCAGCAGGGAGAAATGATCTCGGTGGATCCGAAGATCGTCTCCTTTATTATGCTGAAGCTGTACATTGCGCTCAGTCTGGATTGGAGCAAGCAGCATGACCCTCTCGACAAAGAGAGCATCAAGCAGTA
Encoded proteins:
- a CDS encoding peptidylprolyl isomerase; the encoded protein is MKRRNFYAPVLISIMLVFVLALAACGNKPEAGSSGNSNQAAGSNASNNTGNTANDGTNAAASEAPGSAPVTDDPSKEVEPDPAFTSSENPVVTIEMKTGNQIQIELYPKAAPNTVNNFISLVQKGFYDGTKFHRVIPGFMIQGGDPQGNGSGGPGYSIKGEFTSNGVKNDLKHTRGVISMARAQDLNSGGSQFFIMVADADYLDGQYAAFGKVIKGMSTVDAIVNLPRDSSDMPADNDLDVMSKVTVDTKGKTYPEPEKAGSN
- a CDS encoding diguanylate cyclase, with translation MIEKLINNFTLLTSFLFFGNMVRSRYFTGIKANSTLRRMSEGALLGIFGVLLIHFSFPLTEHVRADARQLAVLVSVYLGGWLSGLFTMAFLLIYRLFFVHEFNGTSVYAAINIFATLGIAISLINEGKLDFKRWVTALLLTDLLTFSFMLIKLQGKTSMDLSYFALFYLISGLLLYFMIRYLKRTHTMMQRMKEAAARDHLTGLYNTRSLEAYFEHRSDNSENEKHPYSMLVIDIDHFKEVNDTYGHAAGDAVLVQLAEVLNDSFRSGDYIARKGGEEFVVIVERCGRDKIGQVADNMRNNVQNKPFILPNGTRLNLTVSVGAASYPQTACTELFEQADQMLYKAKHLGRNRVCVG
- a CDS encoding ATP-binding protein is translated as MKYLLKAVVIILVLLIMGAVIVPAADWCRQAGDGTKISSWQVWQVNSLLPDISEQQLEQTGHWVPADAVHPVLSGNKGGPTESGWIRISLPPESGNTAVVIRKLYGERVKVLYGDKVIHSVEHLNGRDANNLLLPVKPSDGPKLQTIYIGVSSNSGQIGLYEDVRIGAFTPLLIDFVKKDLSDFVLGSAFIFISVIMLLCVLFLNEANIPGWLALTLIILCIGVLVITYSPFLYTYYGQYEGFYYNLFDTALFVFLPIFIFYVEQIFDKEKYIGVIRVCRIFQTVYSLICFVLLLLDRLTPIDIQSVYNGVTGNLLGYVMIAELVLLVLFAVTNALRGNKEGIIFTIGFAILALTGIGELILYYASGQQYRLVLWKWGVLCFVMSLIIILARRFARNHEQVIEYSRKLEMFNNELQRSEKMEIISVLAASVAHEVRNPLQVSRGFIQLLGEKQQKEQDKVYLDLALEEIDRASGIITDFLTFAKPEGSKIRKLNVSEEFKHIEGILRPMVHLMGGKIAVDIPSDLNVLGSSSKFKQACVNIIKNSIESFKDEGEILVWAYEANEHVYIHIKDNGGGMTKEEMNRLGEPYFSNKTKGTGLGLMVTFRIIEAMAGTLNFTSEKGKGTEAVLRFPSGGA
- a CDS encoding NHLP leader peptide family RiPP precursor, which encodes MSTGALLQSQLIQKAWQDPTFKSKLLSDPKGTIQEFLGISLPDHIKVRTVEENADEFYLVLPPNPSSVLEANVQPQAMWNS
- the ytaF gene encoding sporulation membrane protein YtaF — its product is MSSYHLLAILAIGLASNLDNAGVGIAYGVRKIRIPWYSNLAVAFISFLGTLLSGAFGSLLALWIHPWIGHAVGSVVIIAVGIWVLLQSSKEAQIQEIPPPSAGHFSRLLRNPEEADKDSSKSISLSEAMILGTALAMNALAGGFNAGVTELNIWLTSLSVGIFSYLLFALSAWFGEKYAAEKLGSRATIISGVLLIVIGLGQMW
- a CDS encoding twin-arginine translocase TatA/TatE family subunit, producing MLESLLRPSHLLLLAIAALLLFGPSKLPELGRGFGTMLREFRRSIRGDAAGDKLPETGAVIEDTVQEKKV
- a CDS encoding DivIVA domain-containing protein → MSDNYSRKLEDQQSLFKQLGIKLDALTIHEKDFDAKMRGYDKEQVDSFLDDIIVDYERFYDIITDLLDKYKEIQRRQSNWEEERRSFAAQKAKMENTDKVDRRVVEDGIRSLERALEHLKLNVKNDF
- a CDS encoding Dps family protein, whose translation is MMSTLHSATNQAVEQELNRQVANWTLLYTKLHNFHWYVKGNHFFTLHAKFEELYGAAAGYLDEIAERLLAIGGKPVATMKEVLETATLKEAAGSETADQMVAAVISDFETLTAELKQGMEKAEEAGDQATSDLLLGIRQELDKQIWMLNAYLGK
- a CDS encoding KGG domain-containing protein translates to MAQRDNRPMSREEAGRMGGEATAKSHDKEFYQEIGRKGGEATSDSHDREFYQDIGRKGGEATSDSHDREFYQEIGSKGGSAPHDGGDGKMSREEAGRKGGEARSRQRND
- a CDS encoding cell wall hydrolase gives rise to the protein MEVIKQNRFIIMLISTIFICIGAFYVLWSLQQKGNLGARTEWSELSFTSSSLKPSTVSVEQKLKRLQDKGTPAFQPNPALVKFTSSYGSNDPGKPVSADQSVLSRANKQQAFGQKTVMTAALGAVSEAAETTVSKQASPEQTLQTSQLHSPVTLFFTRTKLLPEEQKAKATSTYTVTEEDLLLLEKIVMAEAEGEPYEGKVAVANVVLNRLRSANFPDTIHDVVYEKHQFSPVANGRLNRVKPNKDTVNAVADALDGRKEVSDDTYYFLSLKLATDLSVHHHQTKTKTIGNHTFYK
- a CDS encoding TetR/AcrR family transcriptional regulator is translated as MPAIDRRKLVLDAAAKSFSLFGYKATTMDQVAKIANVGKGTIYTFFANKEELFDEILRSVLAEMTEVVLREIKEDQTFFDKLYKGLDVLLDFRSEHGLLVKLAQEVREFGTVQAQEAMQRVENVILDYIERQVVYAVQQGEMISVDPKIVSFIMLKLYIALSLDWSKQHDPLDKESIKQYFRIILGEGFTLRA